GGTGAGATCGGGGTGTTGAAGGCGGCCCGTACGCCGCCAGGGGGCATTGTGGGAGGTGTGCTGCTGGGCCTGCCGGAGCAGGCCGTCGACCATCAGCTTCCGGCAGTGGGCATCGTCGATGTAGGAGCTGTAGGACGCGATGGCTTCCGGGTCGGTTCCGATCAGCCAGTCGCCGAGGTCGGGGCGCAGGGCGACAAGCCAGGCGGCCAGTTCATGGAGGTCGCCAGGGATGCCCGCCTCGCCGATCTCACCGCGGTTCACGAGGAGCCCCTGCAGTTGCTCGCGGCCGAGTTGGTGGTCGGCGAGGTAGCGGGCCGTGAGGTAGGAAGCGATGGAGGCGTGGGCGGGTCCTGCGGCTGCCTGGCCCCGGCTGGTGAACAGAGGGCTGTGCAGGACGCTTTCCAGGATGGGCCGTTCGATGACGAACTGGCCGGACAGGGCGCCTTCTTCCGTGCCGAGGAAGGTGTCCAGGGGCAGGAGATTGCGGTCTGTCCGGTCCGGACGGAGGTTGGTGACACCTTCGGCTCCGGTGAGCAGGCAGTAACAGGCAAGGCGGGTCGCCGTGGCGAACCGCTGCTCCTGAGTGCCTGCGAGCTCGGCCGGATCTCGGTCCTCCCCCTGGTTCATGACCGCGCGCGGGAGGGCGAATCCGTACAGGGCACTCCGGCTGGCCGGCAGGGTGTTCTCGGCGGCGAAGGTATCCAGCAGCAGCTCGAGCGTCAGGGGGGTGCGGGCCAGTGCCTGGGCACCGGAGGCAGTGACGGCGTTCAGGAACCGCTCGGAGTCGAGGTCCCTGCTCGCGGCTGCCGTGATCAGGTCGGATCTCCGCAGGGGCGCCAGGGTGTACGTGTCGCGGTCGGTGATGCCGAACGCATGGGCGGCGGCCTGCTGCAGAGCGTTGGTGTAGGCCATGGTGCGGCAGGCGATCAGTACCTGCAACGGGCGGCAGTCGTAGGAGGCGGCCAGGTCGGTGAACCAGCCCGCGATTTCCTTGTTCGTCGCCTGGCATTCGTCGATCCCGTCCAGGATGAGGAGGAACCGCAGCGGCTGCTCGTCTCTTTGGGGCTCGGCCTCGGCAGGAAGCGGAAGAACGGTGAGCCGGTCCAGAACGGGCCGGGCTTTTCGGGTCAGATCTTCCCAGGTACGCACCTGCCCGAGGTCGACCCTCGCCTCCGTCTCCCAGGCCAAGGAGGTCTGCTTCGGGTCGAGGACTGCGGCCAGCGCGTATGACTTGCCGATGCCGGCTTCACCGAGCAGAACAGCCGATCGTGCGCAGGACTGCGTCACCGTCACGAGGGAGGATGTCTCGCGGGTCAGCCAGGGCCATGCGGTCGGCTCCTGCAGGAAGCCGTCGGAGTCGAGAGGCAGAGCCTCACCGACGGGGACGCAGAATCGCTCCAGATGCACGCGATGCTCCTTCGGATGAACACCCGAACCTACCGCAGTGCTCTGCTGTGTGACCGGAGACGAGCACGCACATGCCGAGCCTGCCTTTCCAGACGGTGCGCAGTACAGGCGCGGGGACCGGGCCTGCGGCTGTTCCCTTCAGCTCGCCCGGCGCCCGGCGGAGACGGGGTGCCCGCTGTGTCCGCCGGGCATTGTCAGACCCTCCCATTAACGTCCCTTTCGTCACATTTTCTCCGATTTGGAGGTATGGAGTGAGGGACACCGGAATTGAGCTGAAGCGTTTCCTGGATGAGGCCGAAAGCGGAGCGTACGACCTTCCCCCGATGCAGCGCGCCCTGTGTGTCCGGCCCGCGTTCTCCGTGCGGCTGATCGACTCCCTGTACCGGGGCTACCGGGTGGGGTCCATGCTGATCTGGGAGCCGCCAGTGGGACATCGGCCGAAGGCGGGCCGCTACCAGGAGCTGGAGGGGCGCCCGCGCTGGTGGATCCTGGACGGCCAGCAGCGGGGGACTTCCTACGCGGGCGCGTTCGGCCGGCGCCCCGCCTGGCTGCCCGAGGAGCTGTGGGCGTCCATGGGCGGGCCGGAGCTGGAGGTGGCGGTACGTTTCACCTCCTCAGGTGGCATCCAGTTCCGTACGCACCAGCCGGGCCGCGCACGGCACATCAGGCTGGCTGATCTCGTCACCGACGCAGGCGGCGAAGTGCGCCTGCTGCTCGAAGAGGCGGGCTACTCCCCCACCGACGCCCTCGTGGAGCAGGCTCTGGAGCTGCGGACCGGGCTGCTGCGGTATGTGCTGCCCATCGAGTGGCTGGCGGCCGAATGGCCCGACGCAGCCGAGAACTTCATCCGCCGCAACCCCTCCCTCAAGCCCGAGGAACGCTCCCTGTGCAGCCTGAGCATCGCTTTTGAGCAGCTGCAGCGGGAGCACATCGACGTGCTCGTGCGCACCGCCCGCGACGCGGGCTTCGCCTGTGCGCTGGACCGCCGTCAGCTCAACCTGGTCCTGCAGGATTTCCTGCCGCGCGATGCACGCCGGGGGCAGGGTCGGTGGGCTCGCAGCGCTGCAGTGAGCCGGGCCGTGGAGCGGACGAAGCAGTCTGTCACCCAGGTCATCGCCTTCCTGCACCGTCACGGCATCACCGGCGACGCGCTGCTGTGGTCGCCTCCGGCCGCGCGGGTGCTGTGTGCGCTGTTCGACCGTTTCCCTCAGGCGGCCGGCGCGTCCTTCACCTGGCGGTGGCTGGCGCACGCCGCGGCGGGCCAGTTCTATCCCGGCGGTCCTCACTCGTCCCGGCCGCGTCAGGATGTGCGGGCTGTCCTGGCCGCCGCGTCCTTCGAGGAGGCGGCGGCGCTGCTGGCGGTGCACAGCGCTCCCGGTCCGGCCCCCCGGCTGAAGGCCGCGCAGCTGGTGCGTCCCAGCGCGTCCAAACGCCGCCTGTTGGGGGCAGCGGGCACGCTGTATGCGATGGCCTGCGCGCACCGCGTCTGTGGCCCGGTGATCGACTTCGCCGATCCCACGATGGTTTTTCCCGATCCCCGGATGCTGCCCCGGCTGCTGTGGCCGACTGCGGGGGCGGAGGTCAGTCTGGCGGCCTGGGCTCTGCTGGGCGAGGGCAGCGCTGAACGCATCAGGGCCAGCGGCGGCTGGAGCCGTCTGGTGTTCGAGCACCTGGATGTGCCTCCGGGCGGCCTGGCCGCGCACCAGCTCACGGCCCCGCCCGGCGGGCCCGTAATGCTGCCAGTGGAGCAGCAGCTGAAGCTGCGGGCCGAGGCCATGGCGGACGTCATCAACGCCTTCCTGGAGACGGCGGGTCCGCTGGCCGCTCCGGACTGCGGGTTCTGACGTGCCCGTCATGGTGCCGGGCGATCCGGCATGGCTGCCGGCCGGCGTGTACGCCAACGAAGGCGGGCACAGCGTCGCCGGTCTGCTGAGGCGGTGGCTGCGCGAGGCGGAGCGGGAGGGCGGCTGTGTGACCCTGACGGCCGGCTATGTCAGCTTCCACGGTCTGCAGCTGCTGGTGCCCGCGTTGCGGCGGGTCGTCGAGGCCGGGACGCGCGTGCGTCTGCTGCTCGGGGCGGAGCCGACCGGGCGGGCCGCCTTGATCGAGCCGGCCGGGGATCCCGCCGGCCGCAGACGGGTGGCCCAGGCTCTGGGGCAGAGCGAGCAGACGCTGCGGGCCGAGCTCAACGGGGTGCCCACGAGCGCGGCCAGCGCCTGGCGGCTGCATGAGATCCGGCAGTGGCTGCACCATCCGCTGGTGGAGTGCCGCCGCTGGGAACACCGTTTCCTGCATGCCAAGGCGCTCGTGGAGGTGACGGCCTCGGGCAGGCACCGGGCGGTGGCCGGCTCCTTCAACCTGACCATGCCGGGGCTGTGCACCAGCGGAGAGCTCGGCTTCGCCGCCCAGACCGCGCGGCAGAGCCGGGCGGCCGCCGCGGTGGTGGAGCAGTTCTGGGATGAAGGAGGCTCCTACGATCTGGCCGCGCTGATCGATGAGCGGCTCTGCCCGTACTCGGCGGAGCTGGTCTACCTGCGCATGCTGCTGGCCCGCTTCGGTGACGAGGTCAACGCCGCGCCCTCGGTACTGCAGCTGAAGACGTTCCAGCGCGACGGGGTCGCCAAAGCGCTGGCTGTGATGGACCGTTACCAAGGGGCACTACTGGCCGACGAGGTCGGCCTGGGCAAGACCTATATGGCCGGAGAGGTGATCCGCCGTCTGACCCTGGCCGGCGCGGGCCCGGTCCTGGTGGTGTGCCCGGCCCACATCAAGCAGTCGGTGTGGCGCCGGCGACTGGGCGAGTGGCAGCTGAACGGCGTGCATGTGCTGAGCTACCCGCAGTTGCTGCTGCGGGTGCGGCGCCTGGTACGCCGGGGTGCCGATTGGAATTCCTACGGGCTGGTGGTCCTGGACGAGGCGCATTGCCTGCGCAACAGCAACACCTGGCGGTGGGCGCTCAACCAGCTGCTCGCCCATCAGCCCGTGCGGCCGAAGGTCTTGATGCTGTCCGCGACCCCCGTGCAGAACCGGGGCCGTGATCTGACGGAGCTGCTGAGAATCGCCGCCCCCTTGCGGGATGTCCCGGACGATCCTGTCCAGCAGGGGCGTCTGTCCTTCGACGAGCTGGAGGAGCTGTGTGAACACGCCGATGTGCTGGACGAGTCGGATCTGCAGCGGCTGCACACCGAGCTGGACCGGCTGATGGTGCGCCGCACCCGGCCCTTCGTCGTCCAGGCCTACGCTCGCGAGGCACGCCGTCTCAAGTTCCCGGCGGTGCAGCAGATCCCGGTGCGCTACAGCCTGCCCGCCTCCCTCCAGGTCTTGTTCGGCGACGTGCTGGACGCGGTCGGCCACGACAACGCCCTGTCCGAGGAGCAACTCACCGACCTGGAGAAACTGCGCGGACCGGTACCACGGGTGAACACCCTGCGGCTGGCGGCCTACAAGGCCACCACCTATCTTCGGGTCGGTCCCGACGAGCCGCGCTGGCTGCCGCTGCTGCTCGGCCTGCTGCGGATGGGCCTGCTCAAGCGCATCGAGTCGTCCGTCGCCGCGTTCGCCGCCACCGCCTCTCACATGGCCGAGCGCACCCGCATCGCCCTCGACGAGCTCGCCCAGGGCCGGGTACGGGTCTATGTGCCCGTCCGGCTCAAGAAGCAGATCCGACAGCTGCTGGACTCCCCCGCCGGCCAGGACCCCGGGAACGGCGAGGAGCTGGACTACAACACCCTCGTGGACTACTACCTCGGCGGTGAACGCCCCGGGCCCGGCCCACAGACGCCCGGCCGGGACTTCCGCTACCGCCCGGCAGCCGACTTCGACGCCGAAACGATGCGCGCCGACCTCGAGCACGACTTCGCAGTCCTCGAGCATCTCGCCCGGACGGCCGCCGCGGCCGTGCCCGACGATCCCAAACCCGCCGTCATCACTAATCTCCTGGCCCGCATCAGTGCCGCATCGGGGCTGGCACCAGCGAAGACCGTGCTGTTCGCCAGCTCACGTGTCACCACCGCAGATCTGGCAGCACGCCTGACAGCAGCCGCCCTGCCGGGCACACCGCTGGACGTCCTCCAGGGCCGCATCGCCAGTCTCGGCGACGCTGAGGTCCCCTCCAAGGCACACATCGCCGCCGTGCTGGGGAACTTCGCGCCGCACACCGCAGCCGACCTGAGCGCAGAGATCGGCGTCGAGGTCCCCGAAGACCTCTACGACCTGCTGATCACCACCGACATGCTCGCCGAAGGCGTCAACCTCCAGCAGGCGGGCTTCGTCATCCACTACGACCTGCCGTGGAACCCGAAGATCCTCGAACAACGGCTGGGCCGCATCGACCGCCTCGGCTCACCCCACCCGCAAGTGGCCTCCTACACCGTCCTCCCGGACATCGGACTCGATCTCGTCCTGCGGCTCGTGGACCGGCTCATGGCCAAGACCCGCGTCGCCGCCGCCTGCGTGGGAACACCCAGCGAGCTGCTGCCCGGCGCCCCGGTCGAACCCCGCAACTTCGTCGACCTGGTCGATCACCTCGACCGGCCCCAGACCCGCCGCGGCCGCCTCCCCCTGGCCGAACACCAACGGGTCTGGCTCGCCCGCGCCATGCGCGAACCCCGCCTCAAAGAAGCCCTCGAGCGCCTGCCTCTGTGGTGCGGCGCCATCCACCCGGGGCACTTCGACGTCCCCGGCGTCATCTACTGCTTCACCCTCATCCAGCCTTCCGACCAGCGACGTATCACCGCCTTTGCCCGCGTCTACGGGCACCCCCTTCACCAGGCCATCACCCTGGACGCCGCCCGCTGCCTTGACCAGGCCCACCTCGACCTCGAACAGTGGCTGGACACCCGCCAGGACGCCGCCCCTCTCCTGCCCACTGCACACATCGCCCCCGCCGAACTCCACCTCGTGTGGGAACTCCTCGACTACGCCCGCCAACAAGTCGCCACCGCCCACGGCCTCACCGACGACCCCACCAGCGAACGAATCCAACTCACCGCCTGGATGCTCCTGCCCCACCGCACCGCAGGCAGTCCGACCTGAAACAGGCAGGGGTGACCGAAGGACCCAGGCCCCGAGCGGGACCACTCCCGTGCGATCGCGGAGCCGGGCAAGGTTGATCCTGTCCGGCCCCGCCGTCGTCGGGTCAGCCGAGGTCGAGCGTCTTCTGCGCGAAGTCGGCCGGGGCCAGACGGGGCAGGGCCACGGTGTGCCGTCCCGGTGTGCGGCCTTCCAGCGCTCGGTCAGCTCGCCGTTCCATCCCTTGGGAGGGGGCCACGGGACGCCCCAGGCGTCGAGCCGGTCACGCTTCCAGCCGTCGGCGGCGTACGGACAGTTTCGATCTCATCAGGTGATGGGAGCTCCGTCATAGACAGTGAACGCTCCGTGTTCAAAAGTTGTCCCCCGAAGCTGTGTTGGAAAAGCGAGAGGTCCGTTGTCTTGTCCAGCGGGAGCCACCCCTCAGTGCGGGGCCTTGACCCCGGATTTTGGACACCGGAGACACTTGGATCTTGATGGTCCGGGTGGTCAGGAGTCCTGCACAGATGGCAATGAAGCACTATCCGTCGGTGTTCAAGGCGGACGCGGTCGCGCTGTACCGGTCGAGGCCGGGAGCGACGATCAAGTCGGTCGCCGAGGACCTCGGGGTCAACACCGAGACCCTGCGGAACTGGATCCGGGCCGACGACGGCCGGCGCCAGGGTGCCCACTCGACGCCTCCGGCGGCGTCGGCCCAGGCCCGGAACCCGGTGGAGGCCGAACTCGCCGCCGCGCGGAAGCGGATCCGCGAGCTGGAGGAAGAACGCGACATCCTCCGCAAGGCGGCCCGGTATTTCGCCGGGGAGACGCGCTGGTGAGGAGCCGTAATTTAACTACTGCCGGATTCGGGCCAATACCTCTGTGCCGCGATGTAGTTGAGCTGTTGTGGCGATTCCGGATGAAGTCCTGGCGGTACTGGATGCGAAGTTCGCGGCAGTGCTGCCGCATCTGGACGAGCGGCAGCGCCGTCTGTATCTGGCGTCCGAGGCCGAGGCTCTGGGGCATGGCGGGATCGCGGCCGTGGCGAGGCTGGCGGAGGCCTCGGAGTCGACCGTCGCACGAGGGCGTGAGGAACTCGCGGGCGGAGCAGAGATCTTGGGGCGGGTGCGCAAACCCGGCGGCGGGCGCAAGTCCGCCGCCGAGCGTGACCCTGGTCTGGTGGCGGCTCTCGAGTTGTTGATCGAGCCGCGTGAGGTGGGTGATCCGGTGTCTCCGCTGCGCTGGACCACTGCCTCGTTGCGGGATTTGTCCCAAGAGTTGACCGATGCCGGCCATCCGGTCAGTGCCCCGGTGGTCGGCGGCCTGCTGCGTGCGATGGGCTTCAGCCTGCAGGGCATGGCCAAGACTCGGGCCGGCAGTCAGGTGCCCGACCGCGACGCCCAGTTCCGGCACATCAACACCGCCGCCGAACGCTTTCTGGCGCGGGACCTGCCGGTGGTGAGCGTGGATGCGAAACAGAAGGAACCGATCGGTGACTTCGCCCGCCCAGGCCGCACCTACCGCCCCAAAGGCCAGCCGATCACCGCCCCAGACCACGACTTCATAGGCCCCGACACCCCGATCGCTATCCCGTACGGCATCTACGATCTGGGGCGCGACAGCGGCTGGGTGAACGTGGGCACCGATCGCAACACCGCCGCCTTCGCGGTGGAGTCCCTGCGTCGCTGGTGGAAGGTCCGAGGGTGCCTCGACTACCCCGGTGCTGGCCGCTTGCTGGTCACCGCCGATGCCGGAGGAGCCAACTCTGCCGACTCCCGCCTGTTCAAGATGGGCCTGACCGACTTCGCCGACGAGTGCGGACTGAGCATCACCGTCATGCACTTTCCACCCTGTACTTCAAAATGGAACAAAGTGGAACATCGGCTGTTCTCCCGGATCACCCACAGCCTGCGCGGGCAGCCGCTGACCAGCTACGAAGTGCTGCTGGAGACCATCTCCGCCACCCGCACCCGCACCGGACTGACCGTTCATGCGGCACTGGACGAGAACGCGTACCCCACCGGCCGCGTGCTCACCCGAGCCGAACGCAAGAGCGCCGAGCGGCGGGTCGAGCGCGACGAGTTCCACGGCGAGTGGAACTACACCATTGCCCCGCAGGACCCCGGCCAGCAGCTTCCGGAAGATCTACCAGACGAGTTGGGTCCTCCCGTCCCGGCCGAGGCCACCTTCCTCCTCACCCACCCCGCACTCACCGGCATGACCCGAGAACACTTCGAACAGCTCGTGCTCCAGCTCGAACCGTGCCAACAGGTCCTGACCGAAGCCGAACGCCAGAGTGCAGGCAGGGACGGCCGCGGCCGCAACCCCGGCTTCGGCACCCTCGATCACCGCCACCGCGTCCTGGCCGCCGTGCTCCGCAGCCGCAACACCGTCACCTTGACCCTCGCGGCCGAACTGATGGGCCGTAGGCGCAACGTGCTGAGCTATCACGCCGGGAGGTCCAAGCCGATGCTGGCCTTCGCAGGGCCCGAGCTCGCCAGAGTCCTCGTCTTCCACAGGACCCGCCCTCCCCGCACGATCGAAGCCTTGAAGCGCGTGATCGAGCACCACGACAACGAGATCAACTCAACCAGTAGTTAAATTACGGCTCCTGACCCGCTTCCAGTTCGTTGCCGATCACCAGCGCCGTCACGGCGTGAAGCGGCTGTGCGCCATCCTCGGGATCGCCCGTTCCAGCTTCTACTACTGGCGCCGCACCGCACCCAAGCGGGCCGCTCGCCAGGCTGCGGACGCCCAACTCGCGGCCCGGATACGTCAAGTGCACCGGGACTCGGACGGTACCTACGGCGTCCCGCGGATCACTGCCGAACTCCGCGACGACGGCCGGGCGGTGAACCACAAGCGCGTCGCCCGTGTCATGCGGACCATCGGGCTCACCGGAGTTCGCCTGCGCCGCAGGCATCGCACGACGGTCCCGGCCCCGTCCGCGGCCAAGGCCCCCGACCTGATCGGCCGCGACTTCACCGCGGCGGCGCCGAACACCAAGTACGTCGGTGACATCACCTACTTGAGCATCGGCAGCGGGAAGTTCTGTTATCTCGCGACCGTGATCGACCTGTGCTCACGCCGTCTGGCCGGCTGGGCCGCCGCCGACCACATGCGAACCGAGCTGGTCACCGACACCCTGGCCGCCGCGATCCGGACCCGCGGCAGCCTGAACGGCGCGATCATGCACACGGACCACGGATCGCAAGGTGGATTCAACTGGTCGTCGCAACACCCTGATCTCGGAGGTGTGCGACGTGGCTACGGCGGACTGGAGTTTGAAGACCAGCGATGTTCCGGAGGGTCGGCGTCGGCAGTGGCGCGCTGATCGTGCGTTGCGGCCGGCGATGCGGTCGCCGGGGCGGCCTGATCCGTCTCGAGTCGTGCAGCGCCAGTTCTGGCGGCTGATCGCCACGGGGGTCACGACGGTGGAGGCGTCGTTGGCGGTCGGCGTGTCGTGGCCGGTGGGTGCGAGGTGGTTTCGTCACGCTGGCGGCATGCCTCCGATCTCGTTGGCCGAGCCCACGGGCCGGTACCTTGCGTTCGAGGAGCGCGAGGAGATCGCGATCCTCAGGGCGATGAAGAAGGGCGTGCGCGAGATCGCCCGCGCCCTGGGGCGTGACCCCGGAACGATCTCTCGCGAACTGCGCCGCAACGCTGCCACGCGCGGCGGCAAGCAGGAGTACCGCGCGACGGTCGCCCAGTGGAAAGCACAGCAGGCCGCCAAGCGCCCGAAGACCGCGAAGCTCACAGGCAACGACAGGTTGCGTGAATATGTACAGGACCGGCTCGTCGGCAGCGTCCGCCGCCCCGACAACACGATCGTCACCGGGCCCAGGACGCCCGCATGGAAAGGGCTGAACAAGCCGCACCGCCAGGACAGAAGATGGGCGACGGCATGGAGCCCGGAACAGATCTCGCATCGCCTTCATGTCGACTTCCCCGATGATGAGTCCATGCGCATCAGCCACGAAGCGATCTACCAGGCGCTGTTCATCGAAGGCCGTGGCGCGCTCAAGCGGGAACTGGTCACGTGTCTGCGCACCGGCCGGGCGCTGCGGACTCCCCGTGCACGGTCACGGAACAAGCCGCAGGGGCATGTCACCGCGGACGTCGTCCTCAGTGAACGCCCCGCCGGGGCCGCAGACCGCGCGGTCCCCGGACACTGGGAAGGCGATTTGATCATTGGGACGGGCCGCTCCGCGATCGGCACGCTTGTCGAGCGCAGCAGCCGCTCCACACTCCTGGTGCACCTGCCCCGGCTGGAGGGCTGGGGGGAAAGGACACCCGCGAAGAACGGCCCCTCGCTCGGAGGCTATGGCGCGATCGCGATGAACGCGGCGCTCACCACGTCGATGACGCAGCTGCCCGAGCAGCTGCGCAAGACCCTCACTTGGGACCGAGGGAAGGAACTCTCTGGCCATGCCCAGTTCGCTCTCGACACCGGGACGAAGGTGTTCTTCGCCGATCCGCACTCGCCCTGGCAACGACCGACAAATGAGAACACGAACGGGCTGCTGCGTCAGTACTTCCCGAAGGGCACCGACCTCTCCCGGTGGTCGTCCACGGACCTCGAAGCCGTCGCCCTGGCAATCAACAACCGGCCCCGAAAAATCCTCGGTTGGCGGACACCGGCCGAGGTTTTCGAAGAGCAGCTACGCTCACTGCAACAGCACGGTGTTGCATCGACCGGTTGAACTCGCCCAATACACAAGCCGGGCATTCGCCGACGCCTGCGCTCAGGCCGGTGTCCGGCAGTCCATGAGCGCCGTCGGCAGCTCGGCGGACAACGCCGCCGCCGAGAGTTTCAACGCGAGCTTCAAAAGAGAGACGCTCCAGGGCCGAACGGGCTGGTCAACCGAGCGTGAGGCCCGCCTCGCAGCGTTCCGCTGGCTCCACCGCTACAACACCCGCCGCCGTCATTCCCGGCTCGGACAACGCAGTCCGATCGCCTACGAAGACACCTTCCACACAACATCAACTACGCTCACCGAAGCCGCATAAGACGTGTTCAGGATTCGGGGTCAAGGCCCCATCACGCCCTTCCCCGTGGTCGCTTCGGTGAGCCGGAACGATTCACCCTGCGTGACCACGATGTGAGCATGGCGAGGGAGGCGATCCACGGTGGCGGTGGCCAGGGTCATCGCGGAAGATTTCAAGTCCAGTGAGACGTTTGTGATGCTATGGGATCTGTGGTGTGGGTTCCCTGCGCTTGGCAGGGTCGTTGATCCACGCCTTCCGGGGTATCTCGGGTGGTGTGGGGCGGCGGCCGAAGCGTTCGGGGTGCCGGTTGTATGCGGCGGTGAGGGTGACGGCCCGCTGGTCGCGGACCTCCTCGGCGGTACCGAAGTGGACGCTGGCCGGCGTGTGCCATCCGATGCCCGAGTGCCGGTGTTCATGGTTGTAGTAGGAGATGAAGGCGTCGAACCATTCGCGGGCGTGGGCCAGGGAGTCGAATCGTTCGGGGTAGTCGGCCATGTACTTGGTGGTCTTGAACTGGGCCTCGCTGTAGGGGTTGTCGTTGGAGACTTTCGGCCGGGAGTGACTTCGGGTGACACCGAGGTCGATCAGAAGCTGCGAGACCTTCTTGGACGTCATGGAGGTGCCCCGGTCGGCGTGGACGGTCTCGGGCACGATGCCGTTGCGTTCGACGGTGTCCCGGATCAGCTCCTCGGCCCGCTCGGCTGATTCGGCGCGCTCGACGGTGTGGCCGACGATGTAGCGGCTGAAGATGTCGATGATGACGTAGGCGTGGTACCAGTTGCCCTTGGCCGGTCCGGCCCGTTTGGTGATGTCCCAGGTGAAGACCTGCGAGGGGGCGGTGGCGACCAGTTCGGGCACGGCCTTGGCCGGGTGGGTGGCCTGACGGCGCCGCTCGCCCGCCTGGCCCTTCTCGCGCAGGATCCGGTACATCGTGGAGACCGAGCAGTGATAGCGGCCCGCGTCCAGCTCACGGGCCCAGATCTGCGCGGGCGGCAGCTCTGCGTACTCGGCGCTGTTCATCAACTC
This DNA window, taken from Streptomyces sp. NBC_00078, encodes the following:
- a CDS encoding DUF262 domain-containing protein, which produces MPSLPFQTVRSTGAGTGPAAVPFSSPGARRRRGARCVRRALSDPPINVPFVTFSPIWRYGVRDTGIELKRFLDEAESGAYDLPPMQRALCVRPAFSVRLIDSLYRGYRVGSMLIWEPPVGHRPKAGRYQELEGRPRWWILDGQQRGTSYAGAFGRRPAWLPEELWASMGGPELEVAVRFTSSGGIQFRTHQPGRARHIRLADLVTDAGGEVRLLLEEAGYSPTDALVEQALELRTGLLRYVLPIEWLAAEWPDAAENFIRRNPSLKPEERSLCSLSIAFEQLQREHIDVLVRTARDAGFACALDRRQLNLVLQDFLPRDARRGQGRWARSAAVSRAVERTKQSVTQVIAFLHRHGITGDALLWSPPAARVLCALFDRFPQAAGASFTWRWLAHAAAGQFYPGGPHSSRPRQDVRAVLAAASFEEAAALLAVHSAPGPAPRLKAAQLVRPSASKRRLLGAAGTLYAMACAHRVCGPVIDFADPTMVFPDPRMLPRLLWPTAGAEVSLAAWALLGEGSAERIRASGGWSRLVFEHLDVPPGGLAAHQLTAPPGGPVMLPVEQQLKLRAEAMADVINAFLETAGPLAAPDCGF
- a CDS encoding SNF2-related protein, which encodes MVPGDPAWLPAGVYANEGGHSVAGLLRRWLREAEREGGCVTLTAGYVSFHGLQLLVPALRRVVEAGTRVRLLLGAEPTGRAALIEPAGDPAGRRRVAQALGQSEQTLRAELNGVPTSAASAWRLHEIRQWLHHPLVECRRWEHRFLHAKALVEVTASGRHRAVAGSFNLTMPGLCTSGELGFAAQTARQSRAAAAVVEQFWDEGGSYDLAALIDERLCPYSAELVYLRMLLARFGDEVNAAPSVLQLKTFQRDGVAKALAVMDRYQGALLADEVGLGKTYMAGEVIRRLTLAGAGPVLVVCPAHIKQSVWRRRLGEWQLNGVHVLSYPQLLLRVRRLVRRGADWNSYGLVVLDEAHCLRNSNTWRWALNQLLAHQPVRPKVLMLSATPVQNRGRDLTELLRIAAPLRDVPDDPVQQGRLSFDELEELCEHADVLDESDLQRLHTELDRLMVRRTRPFVVQAYAREARRLKFPAVQQIPVRYSLPASLQVLFGDVLDAVGHDNALSEEQLTDLEKLRGPVPRVNTLRLAAYKATTYLRVGPDEPRWLPLLLGLLRMGLLKRIESSVAAFAATASHMAERTRIALDELAQGRVRVYVPVRLKKQIRQLLDSPAGQDPGNGEELDYNTLVDYYLGGERPGPGPQTPGRDFRYRPAADFDAETMRADLEHDFAVLEHLARTAAAAVPDDPKPAVITNLLARISAASGLAPAKTVLFASSRVTTADLAARLTAAALPGTPLDVLQGRIASLGDAEVPSKAHIAAVLGNFAPHTAADLSAEIGVEVPEDLYDLLITTDMLAEGVNLQQAGFVIHYDLPWNPKILEQRLGRIDRLGSPHPQVASYTVLPDIGLDLVLRLVDRLMAKTRVAAACVGTPSELLPGAPVEPRNFVDLVDHLDRPQTRRGRLPLAEHQRVWLARAMREPRLKEALERLPLWCGAIHPGHFDVPGVIYCFTLIQPSDQRRITAFARVYGHPLHQAITLDAARCLDQAHLDLEQWLDTRQDAAPLLPTAHIAPAELHLVWELLDYARQQVATAHGLTDDPTSERIQLTAWMLLPHRTAGSPT
- a CDS encoding transposase, whose amino-acid sequence is MAMKHYPSVFKADAVALYRSRPGATIKSVAEDLGVNTETLRNWIRADDGRRQGAHSTPPAASAQARNPVEAELAAARKRIRELEEERDILRKAARYFAGETRW
- a CDS encoding IS30 family transposase — protein: MPPISLAEPTGRYLAFEEREEIAILRAMKKGVREIARALGRDPGTISRELRRNAATRGGKQEYRATVAQWKAQQAAKRPKTAKLTGNDRLREYVQDRLVGSVRRPDNTIVTGPRTPAWKGLNKPHRQDRRWATAWSPEQISHRLHVDFPDDESMRISHEAIYQALFIEGRGALKRELVTCLRTGRALRTPRARSRNKPQGHVTADVVLSERPAGAADRAVPGHWEGDLIIGTGRSAIGTLVERSSRSTLLVHLPRLEGWGERTPAKNGPSLGGYGAIAMNAALTTSMTQLPEQLRKTLTWDRGKELSGHAQFALDTGTKVFFADPHSPWQRPTNENTNGLLRQYFPKGTDLSRWSSTDLEAVALAINNRPRKILGWRTPAEVFEEQLRSLQQHGVASTG
- a CDS encoding IS3 family transposase, whose amino-acid sequence is MKHAADPVLDTAFTGVGDRLGITAACRLTGRSRATHYRRLKPPPPRTPRSHVQAQPSALTDEERATVLELMNSAEYAELPPAQIWARELDAGRYHCSVSTMYRILREKGQAGERRRQATHPAKAVPELVATAPSQVFTWDITKRAGPAKGNWYHAYVIIDIFSRYIVGHTVERAESAERAEELIRDTVERNGIVPETVHADRGTSMTSKKVSQLLIDLGVTRSHSRPKVSNDNPYSEAQFKTTKYMADYPERFDSLAHAREWFDAFISYYNHEHRHSGIGWHTPASVHFGTAEEVRDQRAVTLTAAYNRHPERFGRRPTPPEIPRKAWINDPAKRREPTPQIP